GCTCGTATTCGGTATTATCTACTATTTCTAATAGCTATCCCCATCTGAAGGGTATGTCACCCACGTGTTACTCACCAGTCCGCCACTCTAGGAGATATTGCTATCTCTTGCCGTTCGACTTGCATGCTTAAGACGCGCCGCCAGCGTTCGTTCTGAGCCAGGATCAAACTCTCCATGATTTATTCATTAGCTCCGAAGAGCCGATGATTTCATTTCAGTTCGATTCCTTCTTATTTTCAAGGAATCTGCCGAATATTTTCATACTCGGCGGGTTTACAGATGTTACTCTGTCTTCCGTTCTTTCTCTTTCAATACGGTTTCCCGTACCGAACGTACTGACCTTACCGGTTTTCTGCTTTTGCATTAAACCTTTGTCTTTCTTTCCCTTCCCTTTACTGTCAAATATCACCGCTTACTCCCCTTTTTTTTCAGGCTTTCAGCTTTATTCCTGCTTTCGCAAGTGCATTGAGTTTATCACAATCTACGATTGCTTGTCAATTGTTTTTAAAGTTTTTTTTTATTTTTTTCCTTTTTGCATTGCGGTGGTCGCCGTACTGCTTTCCGAAAAAGCTTCGGAATCGGAATCGGACCGGGTTCCGGCTAAAGAATCTTCCCTTTTTTCCATCTCTGCACGGAGTCGTTTTATTTCGGCAAGAATACCTGAAATTTCCGAATCATCAGCCGAAAGCGATTCAGCGGCGTTCGTCTCGAAAAATCCGTACACGTGCTCGCCGAGTGATTCATATTCGCGGTTCAATTTACCTTCGAGCTGCTTGATTTCGATACGGAGTACGCTTTTATCTCCGAAATCCTGCACCGCCTCGCCTGCTTTTGAAAACGCGTCCTTTGAAACTTCAACGCCCTTATCCAAATAATCTTTCATTTTATTAAGAAACGCCATGCTGTCACCTCCCGTTCAGAAAATTGGAAAACTGTCTGCTTTCAATATAATACAAACTGCGCCGGACGTCAGTTTTTTATTTCTTTTTCACCGCAACGAGCGTCAAATCGTCGTATTGCTCGTCTTCTTTCATGTATGTGTAATACAAATACTCGGGAGCACCGGGAAAATCGGCTTTATTAAGACAATACTGTCCGTATTGTACAAAATGTTCGTTAAGGAACGCGTCGATTTTGCGATCAACCGGCACTCGATCGAATTCCGTAACGTTCGGCGTCTTATACATGCGGAAAACTTTTTCAATCGATACGAGCGCCATGATCGCATCCTCGGCCGTTCCCTCACAGGTAGTAAAATCGAATTGCAGGATTTCACCGGGCACGGGATTGTGATATTTTACCAGATTGAAAGTCGAACGGGAAAACACCGCCTCTATTATCGCGTTTACCCGCTCCGGCGACAGTTCTTCGCCGTCCTGCCCCACGAGGTGATTTTCATGCGGCTCGTTCGGTTCCAGCCCGGCTTCGGCACACACACACGGTTTGAAATCGGGCGTACGGAACAGCCGCTTGGCCTCCTCTATACCGTCGGTGTAGAGAAAGAGCACGTCGCCGCTTTTCAGTTTCATGCTCGACACGCGGAAACCGCCTTTCATATCAACCATAAAAGTCGGGAACACCCCCGCAGCGGCGGATTCCGGCAGCGTGACGGTTTTCTTTAGGCGTTCAGTGCCGTCGTAAATATGAATCAGATTGTCGCCGGCGTTGCAGAAATGCACGTCGCCGGAAACGGAATCGAACAGACACAGCGTAAACGCCGCGAAACGCCCTTTAAATCCGCGCGATTCGATGAGATCGTTTATCTGGGATACGATCGGCGTCAAATTGGTTCCGTGCGTTTTAAACGTCCAGTCTTCAAAATAGTTGAGAAACAGCGTCGCCACTTCAACCATGATAAGCGCGGCGGGAACGCCTTTCCCGGACACGTCGCACTTGATGATCGCATAACGGCGGTCGTCCAATTTTTTATAATCGAAATAATCGCCGGAAACGCCTTTCGCACCTTCGTAATAACCGAAAAACTGCGCACCGGCGTCTTCCATTGCTCCGGTAGTCAATTTTTTTCCGGCGGAATCCGTTTCAAGCGGAATGAACATCTTTTGCACTTCTTTTCCGACCGTCAAATCTTTTGCCGCAGCGGCGGCTTTGACCAATCCGTGCGTCATATCGTTAACCGTTTCTCCGAGCAAACCGATTTCGTCTTTGGATTTGATAACGATATCTTTGCCGTTAAGCGATTCCTTATCGTCCGTATCGCGGATCATCGAAACGTGGGCAACCAGCCGCCGGATCGGTCTGATGATGACGGAGGCCAAAATAAGCGAACCGACCGCACCGATCGCAATCGCAATCAGAGAAATCAGGATTACGGTGTACATGATTGAATTTTGAGCGTTTCGGACGGACTCGACGAGCGATTCGGTTGAAATCGAAAGCAGGACAATACCGCGCACATAGTTTTGATCGGTTCCCTGCCGGTACAATACCGGTTTATAAAACACATATTCGGTGTTCGCTCGATCGATCCGCGCACTGTCGTACTGCGGCCACGATCCGCTGCCTTTCTTGGAAAAATCGTTCAGCGTCTGCGTGAGCCGTTCACCCAGCTGCGTCGTTATGGTACTGATTTCCTGCCGGCGCTCGACCGACGTCCGGTCGGTTTTTGCCGCGAGCGAGATACCTTCCGCGTTCAATTCCGCAATTCCGGCTGCCATTTCACCCACCTCGCGCTGTGCCTGCTCGTTGAGCCGGCTGCACAAGAGCGAGATTTCCGTTATGACGTCGCCCGTCAGCCGGGACGAGCCGAACGAAAGCGACTGCGTATCCAGTTTTGAAAGAATCTCCGGATCGTTGGTCGCCCACACGTAATCGAGATTCGTGTTAGCGGCGTTCGCCGGAAAACCGGTAATGGTCGCGTACCGTGCTTCAGCCATCGCCTGAGACTGACTCGGCAGGAAACTCAATTCCAAAATATTCGACTGAGGCAGATACGCCCGGACTCCGGAAGAAAGACTTTCAAGCAGCACGGAGGCCCGCTCCTCAAGTCCGGCAGCGAGCGTCTGCTCCTGATTCCGGATCATCATCACTCCCAGCGGAACGGATATGAGCAGGATGATCATCAGTACGAGAAATATGGTGAAAAATACCAGTTTTACTTTAAGACTGATCCCTTTCTGTTTAAGACGCGCGGCGGCGTGTTTTTTCTCCAGCGGCATACTATCTCCTGTTAAAAGCGCCTGAATTTCGCGGCGGATGACGAACGCATCCTGTGCTGATCGAACGATACCGCGGACGGCGGCAAAAAAGCCGATCAGGGCGAGCGCGAATACGGCCCAAATCAGAATCGAGCCGATTTGGACGGAATATCGGGCAGCAGGACCGGCCGGCTGCCACGGCGGAATGAAATCATACGTATAGTTTCCGAACTTAACGGTTCCGGTCTGCGTAACGGTAACCAGCGGTGCCGAAAAATACAAACCGCGGTCCGTATGCATCAGTCCGATCCGGTAGGTTCCGGCGTCAAGATCCGGAAGCGTGATACCGCCGATGCGGCTGTCCGAATAGACCGTAAAATCTCCGGCCGCCGCGGAAAGGACGGCGTCGTACGGAGCAGAACCGTCGCGGTCAATATATATATCCGAAACGGTTCCGTCGTACGTATAGCCGCGGCCGAGTATCGTAAGAGTTATCGTACCGAATTCGTCGGTTTTGCTGTTAGCCGCGGTAATCGTCGTATACGGAATATATTTGTTGAGCGCGAATACGGTCGATGAAGGAAGGCCGACGTTGCCGGCCGTATCGATCGCCGCGACGGAAAACGCGTACCATCCGTTTGAACGGTTGGAATACGAAGTCCGCGGGTCTTTGCCCATCAGCTGCAGCGGCGGTTTCGACGGAGCCGGCAGGGTCTCTGCCGAGGCCGACAGCGGAGCAAGATATTCGAGCGACCAGGCGTATCCGGCAATATAATCTTCCGCGGCCGGCTGCCAGTTCATCGTAAACGTGTTGGACAGCGCGAAGCCGTTTTCGTCGGCGGCAAGCGGCGTAACGACCGGCGGCTCGGGCGGAGTCGTATCCCGGACGTACCGGAGGCTTGACGGTTCGGACCAGTTGCCGGCGTAATCGAGCACGCGCGCTTTGAAAAACCAGTCGCCGTCAACGTCCGCGGTAGCGGCAAGTTCAAGCTGATCGGACAGCCGCATAAATTGCCGGGGCGGCTGCTCGTACGGACTCTGCGTCCATATCCAGGAATAACCGGCGATCCCGGACGAATCGGCGGGCAGCACGACCCGGGCGGAAACTTTTTCGGAAGCGGACCGCTGCCCTTCGGAAAAAGAGCGCGCGATGAATTTGGCCGGAGCGACTGTTCTGTCGGGCGAAAGACGCACTATTACCGGCCGTTCGCTCTTTCCGCCGGATTGCTGCCAGAATACGTGAATGCTTTGACCGTCTGCCGGAATAACGAAATTGGCGAACGAAGCGGCGGTGCCGGACGGAGACAGCGCGCTTTCTTCCCACAAAAACCCGTTTTTTTGGGCAAGATACACCGTTTCCGTACCGCGGCGGGAATCGAACCATAAAAGCGAAAGCGCTCCGCCGTAATCGAACAGGATCGGACGGTTCGCAGTCCCGCCCGTCGTCAGTTCCTCCGCCGATCCGGCGACGCAGGTACCGGCGGAATCGAGACGGCACACGAATATATGCGATTCTTCGGAAGCGTAATACGTCCGTTCCCAGGCAAGATACACGTCGCCTTCATATGCGAACACGTAGGGCCGCTGATTGTGATACGAAGTGAACGCCGAACTCCGCGCCGCAGCCGGTATCGACGCATCGCCGGTAATCAGAACCGGCGCTCCCCAAGTACGCCCGCCGTCGGCGGAAAGCGCCGAATACAGCTGATACGAAAGGCGGCTTCCGCTGTTGTATGAAACCTGAAAAACGGCGATATCTCCGGCAGGCACGGAGGCGATCATCGGCACGAACGCATTCGTAAGCTCCGCAGCCGGCGGGAAACGGGAAAATTCGCTCCAATTCTCACCGTCGGCGGAATACGCGTACAACAGTGAAAACGACTCGTTTTCACCCAGCGACGCGAATAATATGAATCCGCCGTCCGAAAGCGCGTACAGCCGGGGAGCCACGAGCGGATACGGATAGCGCGGAACGGCCGTCTGAACGAACGTGGCCCCGTAATCGCGCGAAAGATATACCCGTATCGCGTCCGAATCGGCGGACGCTGCAACCGCGATCGTTCCCGTCCGGCTGACCGCCGCGGAATATATATCCGGTATTTCCCCCGCGTACGCGAATGGACCTGCAAATCGGGACACCGTATTCCAGGAACTGCCGTCCCGCGTCGTCTGTGCGGAAAGATATATACTCCCCCGCTGCGAATCTTCGGCAACGATTTCCTGATAGAACACGGCGCAGATTGCAGGCGACGAAACGGTCTGCGGAAAACGGGTATCGGATTCCGTTATCGGAAGCGGATTTTCCCAATAAAAATCAGTCGCAGCGGCAAAAGACGCCGCCGACAGACAGAGCTGCAGCACGCAGAGAAAACGGAAAATGTACGGGCGTCCGGTTCGGGCATTCATCACAGCAGCGATTCTATCCTTTTTTGCAGCTCAAGAATTTTAAAAGAACGCTTGTTTACGGGATTTTTCAACAATTGTTCGATCAAAGCCATAGCTTCTATAGTATTACCTTTTTGCAGTTCTTGTACAGACTGCTGATACAACGCCTCGTCGGCCGCGGACAAAACGTACACGCTCTGACCTCCGATAGTCGTCTGAATACGGTCTTTCAAAAGCATCGCGTCCGTATTTTCGGGATTGAGGCCGATCGCTTCGTCAATTTTGACCAGCGCCTGCCGGAGCTTCAGTTCATCCCGTCCGGCAGCGTCAACGAGCGCGGAGACTTCTTTCGTCAGCGACGCGGAACGGCTGAGCGCCGTCGTGTCGACCGGCTTGCGCCTGATACCGATTTCAATTTCGACATCGTACAGCAATTGCTTTAATCCCGGATACGACGGATTGATTTCATACAAGTCGACCAGATCGGTATACGCGCTCTGCCGCTTATCCGGATCTTTATAATCGTTTTTGGCAGCGGCAATTTTATTCTCGAATAATGAAGCAAAATCGGACGGATTTACAAGCTGATCGATACGCAGCGTCAAGAGGCTCGCTTCCTGATTCAGCGGGTAAACCAACTGCAATTCCCGCAGTTTCGTTTTAGCCTGATTGAGAATCAGTTCCGCATCCGAACGTTTTCCGTCTGCAATCAATTGTTTTCCCTGTACATAATATTGGTTCGCAATATTGAGAATTTGGCTCATTTCCGGATACAACGGAGCCGTCGGCGGAATGACGCGTCCGGTTTTCATGGATAAAGCGGTTCCGACGAGCGACAGCAGATTGGTAATTTCAAGGTCTTCTTCGACATTCGTCGTACTCCAGCGCGTCCGGGCCCGTATGAGCAGCGACTCCGCCGTTTCAAAATTACCGTTATAATACGCCGTTTTAGCCTGTGTCTTGAGGGAACGGACTTCACGAACGACGACTTCGTTTTCAGCCCGGTTGATGGAAGCGTCGAGTTCCGAAAGGATCCGGTCGCTGCGTTCGCGCAGGAAACTCGATTCCTGATAGGAAAGCGATTCGCTGTATTTCGCGCGCGCACGCTGCAGGTTCGTACGGGCGGTGTCGAAATTCGCCGCGTTCATCGCCTGTACGGCCTGATTATAACGCAGATCGGCTTCGTTCTGCGCTCGGGCGGCGAGCACGGCGCGCTCCTGTGCCGCAGTAATCAGCGCCGCCGTGTCTGCCGCGATACGGTCGAGCGCGGCAAGAGACGAATCGATACGGGAAAGACTTTCTTCCGCAGCCGCCGCCGGCGCCGCCACCAGTTCCGGCGCCACTGCCGCGACGCGCGCGCGGTCCTGCGGAAGCTGCGCCAGCAGCTGCCGGCCCGCCTCAGCGGATTCCGCCGGGTACACGTATCCGTTTGCATCCGACGTTCCCTGCAGCAGTGCTTCCGCACCGGCGTACTGCGATTCATAGTCGGCGGCGATTCCGTCCGCGCCGGCCGCATAAAAACGGGCGAGCTTCAGCCACATGGACGATTTCAGCGAATCGGCGTACAAAGCGGATTCGCTCACCAGCCGCTGCAAAAGCGCGACGGTCGTTTCTTCCGCTTCGGCGTACTGCGCGGCGCGCCGGGCGATTTCGGCAACCCGTTCCCCGGCGGTTCCGGCCGCATCGATAAAAGCGAGCAGCGCATTCTGAAACAAGCGGGAATCGGAACGGAGCGCGGCAGCCGGATCGATCGTTTCGGCCGTTTCATCGACCGAACGCGCCGTCTGAACGAGCTGCCGCACCGTATCGAGGCACTCGGTTCCGTCCGACGCAACTTCCGCCGTACGCCGCATCCGATCGGGAAAAACCGCGTCCATAGCCGGAGAAGACAATCCGTCTGCCGTCTCAAAAAGTCCGTATAAACCGTGCAGCGCGACTCCCAACTCCGCAAAACCGGACGCCGAATCGAACGAACTGCGTGCGTCGCCGTGCTGTGCCGGATACGCAAACAGCGAATCCGACGCAAGCTGCGTATCCGCGGAAACGGAAAAAGACCGCACCTGCGCTGCAGCCGCATTTTCCAGCTCGGCCATGAGCCGGGAACAGTGCGTATCGAGCACGCCCACGAGCCCGGAACGGGTATCGCCGCTTCGCCCGAGCGTAAAACGGTACGCGAACGCCGGAAACGACGCTTCGGTCAAATCGGGATATTCGGAACTCATGCGGGCGAACGTATTTTTAAACAGCTGGCCCGACTGAAAAAGCACGTTCCGGACGGAAGCGAATTCGGCCATCACGGAACTGAAAAGCGCAAAACGTTCCCGTGCGTACGCAAGATTGCCCGCCGAAAGTGCGTCCGCAAACGCCTGATACGCTTCGTTCAGCCGCGTCTGCATATTTTCATACTCAAGAACCGCGCCGTCGATATCCGCGAGCGCCTGTACGATGGGCTGCGTGATCGAATCGGGATAATCCTGCTCGAAAAAATCTTCCCGGTACAGTTCGAGTCCCGCGTAAAACTCGTTTACCGCCGGAACGAATCGGTTTTCATCGACGAAGCGGGCGCCGTTTTCCATGCGTTCGGCATATTTTGCACGGAAAAACGTAAATTGGGCGGCAACTTTCGTCTCTTTTATGAAGTTCGTATTCGCCGTCGTAGGATTTTTTTCCATCGATTCGAGTTCCGCAATCATTTGCAGTTTTTTTTCATCGTTCGCCGGTTCGTCGAGGAGAACGTCTATCAGCCGGTCGGCCAATTCGGAATACAGAGAACGCGCGTCCATGATCCGGCTGATCCGTTTCTGAGCACCGTCGAAATTTTCGGGATGCTGCCGGATATATTCGTTGAGCCGGATAAGCGCTTCGTTATAATTGCGCTGCTCGATAAGCGTATCGATCTGCCGGAAATCGGCGTCTTGTTTTCCGGCGGCGGCCAACGGCAAAAGAGAAACAATACAACTGAATAAAAGGATCAACGTTTTTTTTATGGTAAACCACCCGAAAAGTTCTTTCAATATAACACAAATATCCTATATTGAAATCTCTTTTCTCTCATATTTTCGGAGTTTCTGCGCATAAATATAGAGAAAATATATTAAAAATACGATATACTATAAAGGGTATATACGGAAAATGAAAAAACGATTACGTCCGTTACATCATATGTTCCTCTTCGTACTGCTGCACGTATGCGGTTCCGTGCTTCCCGCGCTCGAGTACACCAATATTCAGGCGGCGCTGGCAGACGCGTTCGGGTCGCTCGTCGATCCGAACGAAGGTCTTACCGGCTTCCGGTCGCTGAACGTTCCTTCCGGCGGCCGCGCAGAATCGCTGGGAACGGCGTTCACCGGCATAGCCGACGATATCGGCTTTTTTGAATACAATCCCGCCGCCAGCTCCGTACTGGAAAACACCGAAGTCGCCGTTTTTCACAACGCTTGGATCGCCGATTCGGCGCTCGAAACGATTTCCTGGACGACGCGGAAAAACAATTTCGGCGGCGGCGCGTCGCTGCGCTGCTTTTATCTGCCGTTCACCGAATACAATATCTTCGGCGAACGCGTGGCAGGCGGCTATTACAGCGAGACGGCGCTCACGCTGAACATGTCGTATAATTTTCTCGCCGGTTACTATTTCAAAGGGCTTTCTCTGGGATATAATCTGAAAACCGCTTTCAGGAGTATGCCCGATTACGCCGATAACGACACGAACGAAATCATCGCCGGATCGGGGCTTGCCCAATCGGCGGTTGCGGTTATGGCGGACGCGGGATTGCTGCTCAGATTCAACGCCGCCAAACGGTACGCGTCGCGGGAACCGAACCTTAAAATCGGCCTGACGGTCTCGAACCTCGGAGCGGCGTTCACCGGCTTCGGGTCTGACGGCGGCGTAACGCTCGACGACCCGCTTCCGACGCGGATCGCGCTCGGCGTTTCCTATCGGATAATACGGCCGGTGCTCGTTTCGCTCGAATTCAGGCAGCCGGTCAATCTCCAAAACGTTTCCGAATCGGGCAGTTGGTCGGCCGCCGCCGGAACCGAAATACGGATAACGGATTTCTTTGCGTTCCAGGCGGGTTTTCTGCTGCAAGGCGGAAATCCCCGGTTCAGTATCGGAAGCGAATTCGCCGTAAGCTCCTGCATTCTCAATGTAAATTACACGCTCGACCTGACTTCTTCGCTGAATCCGCTGAACAGGATCAGTCTTTCGGCAAAAATGAAATTGGGAGACGGCGGGAGAGCCGAAAAACAGGCGCGCATAGACGAATTTTACAACGAAGGGCTGCGTTCTTACGCGCAGGGCGAACTTGAAGAAGCAATCGCGGCGTGGCGGGAATGTCTCGCGCTCGACCCGCGCTTCGATCCGGCAAAAAACGCGATTTCCGCCGCACAGGAGTCGCTGCGGCTCATTTTGCGAATCAGGGAAATTCAGACGCTCGACTAGAAAACGAACGCCGCGGTAATACGGAATACGGACAGCGGATTGTCGCCGATATACCGCCCCGCCTCGAACGTCTGCCAGGAGCAGCCCAGCGAACAGCCGAACGCGCGGACTTCCGCGCTCCAGCACGGATAGCCGCCGGTAAGTCCGCCGCGCAGAAAAACCGTTCCGTTTACGTCGATTTCCGCTCCGAGCCGTACGCTTTTCCAGATAGAAGCGTTTCCCGCGGCGACGTCGTTAAAACCGTTCAATTCCGCGCTCACCGTCGCCGTCCACCGCCACAAAAGTGTGAACGGAAAAACGAACGCCGCGCCGGTCTGCACCGAAAGCGCGTTCCGAAGCGGAGCGATATCGTTATTCGGAATGAAAAAGTCACCGCATATATTTTTGAACGCGGCGGAAAAACGCAGTTCGGCCTGCCGGTACGGAACGTCGAACACCGTCGCGATCAGCCCCGCATCCACCGGCATACCGATATACGGATACGCGAACGACCGGTTCAGCAGATCCCGAAACGAAACGGTTCCGGCAATCATCGCGTCCACGTCGCTTCCGTTCAGCGCGCGGTAAAAAACGACGCCGGGCTGGACGGCAAGTCCCGCGTCGATTTTAATCGAATGGGCGTCGTACAGCGTACGGGCGTATCCGGCAGGAACACCGGCATACAGTTGAAAATATCCTTCCGTTCCGAGCGGAAACGGACTTCCGGCAAAAAAAGCGGAAAACGACGAAACCAATCCCGCACCCCAATTTGCGCCGGTACGCGCGGCGGCAAAAACGGCGCTCAGCCCCGCACCGGAGGATGAAATCAAATCCTTCGCGTTCAAAAGGATCGTGCCCGTTTTATTTGCGGAGTCCGCAATATCATTTAAAATCGGAAACAGGTACTCCGGACGGAAATACGTATCGCCTGAGACGCGGATTTCCCACATCGGCTTCGCGGCGGAACCGGCCGCCAAACCGGCGGGGTTATACAGCAGTGATTCCAAACCGTGCGGAACCGACGTTACGGCGCCGGCCATACCCGCAGCCCTGATCGTGTGAACGGCGCTGCTTCTGCTTACGGACAGCTGCTGGGCGACAGCAAGCGCACTGCATAAAAAAAGAATCGATACCGCGGCAGTCGTTTTCATCGGTCTATTCCGTTTTAAAGGATTTCAGCACGGCGGCAATCGACTTGCCGATCGTTTCGTATCCCGCGTTTTCCGCGATATCGCCCAGCACTTTCGCTTTCAGTTTCAATTGTTCGCCGTACGTTTTGAAAATATCGTTCGCGCTGCTGCCGGCAGCGGCACGGGCGGACGGATTGCCTCCGGCAGCTTCCTGCGTTTTGATCCAGTTTTCAAGCTGCGTCAGCACGGTTTCAAGCGACTGCAGATCGGTCACGTTTTCACAGATATATTCGATGGCGGCGGGAACGACTGCTTCGACGTCGTCCCGCACTCCGTCAAGCAATTTCCACGTACTCGCGACGATACCGCCGACGACGGAGGCCACCAGATATTTTTGCAGATCACTGCCGCCGTAGCTGCCCGCCCGGGCGGCGGATACCAGAACCGGATCGTAATACACGGTGATCTGATACAGCCGAAGAAAAAAACGGGACAAAGAGTCCCCCATCGGGCGGCCGCTCGCAAATTCGGCCTGCAGCGGTTTCATGAAAAATGAAAAGACGGACGTTACCGTCGCGGAACCGCCGCTGATCGATTCCAAAAACGGATCCGCCAGATTATAGACGACCGTATACACCAGCCGGTCGGTATAAATGAGCAAGTCAACCGCGGCGGCCGCGGCGCGTAATTTTACCGAAACCGATTCGGACGGCGATCGAATCAGATCGTCAAGCGATCGCCGGATCCGGCCCGTCTGAGCGTCAGACAAGGTTTCATAAAACACCGTCGATCCGCTGTTTTTTTCAAGCGCGCGCAGCAGTTTTTCTCCGGTATACCCGGCGATCCGTTCCGTATCGGGCGTATCCCAACCGGTGAACACGCTGTAATTTGCACACGCGGAAACGAGAAGACAATAGGTGAAAATGCAGCTATAAATCGGTAACGCTTTTTTCGTCATACACAGGCTCCGCCGACGCTTCACATTCGTCTCCGTTCCGTATATGCTCCGGCAGCGCGTCCGTAATCCGCACGGCGATACGCGAACCGGGCGCAAAACTGCCGGGAAGTTCCACGTGAATAAAATTGGAAGTAACCGCGTGAGTAACGGGAGACCGAACGGTACGGGCACCCCCCGCATCATCGGCCGCAGTCGTTTCAAAAGCGGCTTTCCGATCCTTGCGGTTCTGCTCCGTTATTGCGGAAACGACCGTCCCTTTATAAGATGAAATATACGCACATTTTGAAGCGATTGCAAATTCGGTCAGTCGCCGCACGCGGTGCGCGGCAGTCGATTGAGGTACGACGGGTTTCATCGCGTACGCCGGAGTTCCCGGCCGCGGAGAAAACGGAAACGCGTGAATCCACGCAAACCGGCACGAACGGCACAATTCCATCGTCTGCCCGAAATCGTCGTCGCTTTCTCCCGGAAATCCCGCGATGATATCGCAGGCTATAAACGGATTCCGCTTTACGGCGCGAAGCCGCTCGACTGCGGCGGCAACGTCAGCCGACGTATACGGACGGCGCATCAAAGTCAGAATACGGTCGCTGCCGGACTGCACGGACAAATGGAAATGCGGCATAATCCGTTCGTGTGCAATCACTTCGCACAGCGCGTCGTCGACCCGTTCGGGATACAAACTGGAAAGCCGGAAGCGGATACGTTCCGTGTTGTCGAGCAAAAAGCGCAGCAGTCCGGCTATATCCAAAAAAAACGAGCCGAACGAACCGCGGTACTGCGACAAGTTGACGCCGGTGAGCACCACTTCGTGCTGATTCCGCGCTTCTATCGAACGAACCCGTTCCAAAACCGACGCGGCGTCAAGTGAAACCGCTTTTCCGCGCGCAAGATGGATACGGCAATACGTACAGGCGTTGTTGCAGCCGTCCTGAATTTTTATAGACGCGCGCGAGTGCGTAAAAAAAGTGTCGGTAGCGAGCCTGAACGTCGGCGTATACACCGCGCCGCCGGCCGATTTTTCCGCAGCCACCGCCCGCCGCAGAAATGCAGCGCATTCAGAAGCCGTTACGTCGGCAGCTATAAAAGAACGGAATCGGGCGGGAATATCCGCAAGCGTGTCTTTCAGCGATCCCGGCAGCACGCACACGCGCCCGTCGATCGCGGCAAGCTGCGGCGCGTCGAGTTCCGCGTAGCAGCCGGTAACGAGCACCGCGGCGTTTTCGTATTTCCTGAGCAACAATCTGATGACGCGCCGCGCTTTCTGTTCAGCCTTGCCCGTCACGGTGCAGGTGTTCACCACGCACAGTACGGCGGCCCCCGGCGCGTCGGCGGCGGTCGCCGGTTCCATATCCACGGTAAAACCCGCGTCGGAAAAATACCGTGCGGCGGATTCCGATTCTATCT
This sequence is a window from Treponema brennaborense DSM 12168. Protein-coding genes within it:
- a CDS encoding SpoIIE family protein phosphatase, translated to MNARTGRPYIFRFLCVLQLCLSAASFAAATDFYWENPLPITESDTRFPQTVSSPAICAVFYQEIVAEDSQRGSIYLSAQTTRDGSSWNTVSRFAGPFAYAGEIPDIYSAAVSRTGTIAVAASADSDAIRVYLSRDYGATFVQTAVPRYPYPLVAPRLYALSDGGFILFASLGENESFSLLYAYSADGENWSEFSRFPPAAELTNAFVPMIASVPAGDIAVFQVSYNSGSRLSYQLYSALSADGGRTWGAPVLITGDASIPAAARSSAFTSYHNQRPYVFAYEGDVYLAWERTYYASEESHIFVCRLDSAGTCVAGSAEELTTGGTANRPILFDYGGALSLLWFDSRRGTETVYLAQKNGFLWEESALSPSGTAASFANFVIPADGQSIHVFWQQSGGKSERPVIVRLSPDRTVAPAKFIARSFSEGQRSASEKVSARVVLPADSSGIAGYSWIWTQSPYEQPPRQFMRLSDQLELAATADVDGDWFFKARVLDYAGNWSEPSSLRYVRDTTPPEPPVVTPLAADENGFALSNTFTMNWQPAAEDYIAGYAWSLEYLAPLSASAETLPAPSKPPLQLMGKDPRTSYSNRSNGWYAFSVAAIDTAGNVGLPSSTVFALNKYIPYTTITAANSKTDEFGTITLTILGRGYTYDGTVSDIYIDRDGSAPYDAVLSAAAGDFTVYSDSRIGGITLPDLDAGTYRIGLMHTDRGLYFSAPLVTVTQTGTVKFGNYTYDFIPPWQPAGPAARYSVQIGSILIWAVFALALIGFFAAVRGIVRSAQDAFVIRREIQALLTGDSMPLEKKHAAARLKQKGISLKVKLVFFTIFLVLMIILLISVPLGVMMIRNQEQTLAAGLEERASVLLESLSSGVRAYLPQSNILELSFLPSQSQAMAEARYATITGFPANAANTNLDYVWATNDPEILSKLDTQSLSFGSSRLTGDVITEISLLCSRLNEQAQREVGEMAAGIAELNAEGISLAAKTDRTSVERRQEISTITTQLGERLTQTLNDFSKKGSGSWPQYDSARIDRANTEYVFYKPVLYRQGTDQNYVRGIVLLSISTESLVESVRNAQNSIMYTVILISLIAIAIGAVGSLILASVIIRPIRRLVAHVSMIRDTDDKESLNGKDIVIKSKDEIGLLGETVNDMTHGLVKAAAAAKDLTVGKEVQKMFIPLETDSAGKKLTTGAMEDAGAQFFGYYEGAKGVSGDYFDYKKLDDRRYAIIKCDVSGKGVPAALIMVEVATLFLNYFEDWTFKTHGTNLTPIVSQINDLIESRGFKGRFAAFTLCLFDSVSGDVHFCNAGDNLIHIYDGTERLKKTVTLPESAAAGVFPTFMVDMKGGFRVSSMKLKSGDVLFLYTDGIEEAKRLFRTPDFKPCVCAEAGLEPNEPHENHLVGQDGEELSPERVNAIIEAVFSRSTFNLVKYHNPVPGEILQFDFTTCEGTAEDAIMALVSIEKVFRMYKTPNVTEFDRVPVDRKIDAFLNEHFVQYGQYCLNKADFPGAPEYLYYTYMKEDEQYDDLTLVAVKKK
- a CDS encoding UPF0164 family protein; translation: MKKRLRPLHHMFLFVLLHVCGSVLPALEYTNIQAALADAFGSLVDPNEGLTGFRSLNVPSGGRAESLGTAFTGIADDIGFFEYNPAASSVLENTEVAVFHNAWIADSALETISWTTRKNNFGGGASLRCFYLPFTEYNIFGERVAGGYYSETALTLNMSYNFLAGYYFKGLSLGYNLKTAFRSMPDYADNDTNEIIAGSGLAQSAVAVMADAGLLLRFNAAKRYASREPNLKIGLTVSNLGAAFTGFGSDGGVTLDDPLPTRIALGVSYRIIRPVLVSLEFRQPVNLQNVSESGSWSAAAGTEIRITDFFAFQAGFLLQGGNPRFSIGSEFAVSSCILNVNYTLDLTSSLNPLNRISLSAKMKLGDGGRAEKQARIDEFYNEGLRSYAQGELEEAIAAWRECLALDPRFDPAKNAISAAQESLRLILRIREIQTLD
- the mtaB gene encoding tRNA (N(6)-L-threonylcarbamoyladenosine(37)-C(2))-methylthiotransferase MtaB, with the protein product MRFTEVPPAVHFETLGCKLNQIESESAARYFSDAGFTVDMEPATAADAPGAAVLCVVNTCTVTGKAEQKARRVIRLLLRKYENAAVLVTGCYAELDAPQLAAIDGRVCVLPGSLKDTLADIPARFRSFIAADVTASECAAFLRRAVAAEKSAGGAVYTPTFRLATDTFFTHSRASIKIQDGCNNACTYCRIHLARGKAVSLDAASVLERVRSIEARNQHEVVLTGVNLSQYRGSFGSFFLDIAGLLRFLLDNTERIRFRLSSLYPERVDDALCEVIAHERIMPHFHLSVQSGSDRILTLMRRPYTSADVAAAVERLRAVKRNPFIACDIIAGFPGESDDDFGQTMELCRSCRFAWIHAFPFSPRPGTPAYAMKPVVPQSTAAHRVRRLTEFAIASKCAYISSYKGTVVSAITEQNRKDRKAAFETTAADDAGGARTVRSPVTHAVTSNFIHVELPGSFAPGSRIAVRITDALPEHIRNGDECEASAEPVYDEKSVTDL